The sequence cccATAATTAGGAAGAGTCGACTCGCTTAGGCCCTTGTTTATTCCCTATCTAGTGCAAAGCCACGAATTGGCAGCATGTTTTCTGACCTTTGGTTTGGTTGGTTTAAAATGGTGTTCTAGATTTTAAAATCGTTTAAGTGACCAGTTAGATACTCATTCAGAGCAGACTCAGGCGGATAGATAGGGAATACTGTATGGGTATATCTTTGTGTCTAGACTTTTTGAGATCGCCCTGAAGGaccgtttttgttttgtttttgcttggcATAGCCCCTTCAAGGAATTTAATCTCTCGGCCATATTCTTGTCTGCTTTTACGGAGGTTGATGTCGCTACTGTGTTAAATAACCAGTACCTTGGTTTTCATTCCCTTCCTAAGTACTTTAAGCTCTTATATGTCATAATTTTATTGCTaacatcaaatatttaattttttagaaaaataactaaacatgGGCAAAGGAGATCCTAAGAAGCCGAGAGGCAAAATGTCATCATATGCATTTTTTGTGCAAACTTGTCGGGAGGAGCATAAGAAGAAGCACCCAGATGCTTCAGTCAACTTCTCAGAGTTTTCTAAGAAGTGCTCAGAGAGGTGGAAGGTAAGAGGGCTTAAAACATGCTAACAAGGTAATTAAAAGACAGTTTCCAATTGAGGATGCAAAAAAAAAGCCTAGTTGGCGTTCTCATAGTGGGACTCTATTACATAGCAAAAGACGTTGGTTTTGAGGATGATTTACTTAAATGTTATAACTTAAacttacaaataattattttgtagacCATGTCtgctaaagagaaaggaaaatttgaagATATGGCAAAGGCGGACAAGGCCCgttatgaaagagaaatgaaaacctatatcCCTCCCAAAGGGGAGACAAAAAAGAAGTTCAAGGATCCCAATGCACCCAAGAGGCCTCCGTGAGTATCTTGCCTGTTTTTACTTTCCAGACACGTTTTACAGTAGAATCTGAGAGAAATTTAGCAAGCTACTTTGTCAGTTTAGAGTGTAAGTGTACAATCAAAGTTTCTTAGCTAATACTTGTTCATACTGGTTATATTTAAATAGTATAAAATTCCTGTTGGGTGGGAGTGTTCCCAGAGCATTTGAATTAGACACTTGGTCTCCTTTGCCCAGTGTATCTCCTtttgatctttttatttcttgaaaaatactCTCTCTTTGAAATAGTGTAATTGTAGAATGTTCATCTAGGGTTCTAGCTAGTATAAGTTAAATAGTTGTAAATTAAGCTTTGGTTGTGAAGGATATTTAGCATATTACAGTATTTGCACCCTGTCCAATGCATCACAGAAATTCACAGACAGCTTTAAATAGCAATGCAGTGTACACTTgatagtatttgttttttgtgatCTGTTAActtaaaatcctaaaattaattttttttttttagttcggCCTTCTTCCTGTTCTGCTCTGAGTATCGCCCAAAAATCAAAGGAGAACATCCTGGCCTGTCCATTGGTGATGTTGCGAAGAAACTGGGAGAGATGTGGAATAACACTGCTGCAGATGACAAGCAGCCTTATGAAAAGAAGGCTGCGAAGCTGAAGGAAAAATACGAAAAGGTAAGAAGTGTGGGTTTGCTTGGTAAAGTGATGACGAGTACGCCAGATGTATGATTGTACTTAGTTTGAGGTGTAATAAGTTTTTACGGTAACAGCTACATTAAGTATGGTGTTGATATAAGTCCTCATCCTTCAAAGAATGCAGAGGACCAAATaaattagggtttttttgttttttggttttttttactaaaatataatCAGACTCAGACAAAGGCTGTGTACATTTAAGTTGGTTTTGTTATTCCCCAGTATTTTGAAGTTTGTGAAAATGTTGGTAGTCACTTCAAgtaaaaaatgagtattttcaaATGGCTTGGCATACAGTACAGAAATAGGCTAGACAAAGTAATATAGGCTATATTTTTCTTAGTCATATCCTGAAACATTTATGTTCTTTTCCTTGAGATACTCAAAAAACCACATCACCACTAAGTTAAATTTCAAGTCTGCTGCTCTGTCCAGTAAATTAATAAGATTAAGGAAATCTCTAACTCTTATAGTTCAGtaaattgaaatattaaatacttaattttcAGCTTCTTTAGTCATTCTGAAAAGTGTTTATTTCTAGATGTTTCTTAACCTAATTGCATGTTTATTgacaaattactttttttttttaagaccacaTTTTCTGCTAAGGATTAGGTCTGACAGTGTAAACCTGTAGAGTGCTTTTTTGCATTCAGAAGGTGGCAGTGTCTACCCTTTAATCAAAGTCTCTACATTCTGGTTTTAATAGAGTTAGGATGTGGTACATAATTGCACCTCAATGAGGCATAACTTTGCAAATATTAGACTATGCCATTTCATGAATTATAGATTGTTATAATgatcttgtatttttatgttcatttattgAAGTTCTAGTTATTTCTGGAGTTGCTGTGGATCTACAGATACGTGATATTTTGGTATAACTAGAATCTTGATTTCTTTCATAAAGTTCTGCcatgttctatttctttccttaatgtttttttcttccctactGTTTTATCCTCCCTTTGCTTTGGAAGGATATTGCTGCATATCGAGCTAAAGGAAAGCCTGATGCAGCAAAAAAAGGAGTTGTCAAGgctgaaaaaagcaagaaaaagaaggaagaggaggaagatgaggaagatgaagaggatgaggaggaggaggaagatgaagaagatgaagatgaagaagaagatgatgatgatgaataagTTGGTTCTAgcgcagtttttttttttcttgtctataaagcATTTAACCCCCCTGTACACAACTcactccttttaaagaaaaaaattgaaatgtaaggCTGtgtaagatttgtttttaaactgtaCAGTGTCTTTTTTTGTATAGTTAACACACTACCGAATGTGTCTTTAGATAGCCCTGTCCTGGTGGTATTTTCAATAGCCACTAACCTTGCCTGGTACAGTATGGGGGTTGTAAATTGGCATGGAAATTTAAAGCAGGTTCTTGTTGGTGCACAGCACAAATTAGTTATATATGGGGATGGTAGTTTTTTCATCTTCAGTTGTCTCTGATGCAGCTTATACGAAATAATTGTTGTTCTGTTAACTGAATACCACTctgtaattgcaaaaaaaaaaaaaaagttgcagctGTTTTGTTGACATTCTGAATGCTTCtaagtaaatacaattttttttattagtattgTTGTCCTTTTCATAGGtctgaaatttttcttcttgAGGGGAAGCTAGTCTTTtgcttttgcccattttgaatCACATGAATTATTACAGTGTTTATCCTTTCATATAGTTAGCTAATAAAAAGCTTTTGTCTACACACCCTGCATATCATAATGGGGGTAAAATTAAGTTGAGATAGTTTTCATCCATAACTGAACATCCAAAATCTTGATCAGTTAAGAAATTTCACATAGCCCACTTAACATTTACAAACTGAAGAGTAATCAATCTACTCAAAGCATAGGATTATTAGAATCAAACATTTTGAAAGTCTGTCCTTGAAGGACTAATAGAAAAGTATGTTCTAACCTTTACATGAGGACTCTATTCTTTAACTCCCATTACCATGTAATGGCAGTTATATTTTGCAGTTCCCACATTAAAGAAGACCCGAGAATGTATCCCCAAAAGCGTGAGCTTAAAATACAAGACTGCcatattaaattttttgttgacaTTAGTCTCAGTGAAGACTATGAAAATGCTGGCTATAGATGTCTTTTCCCATTTATCTAAATATGGACTGCTCAGGAAACGAGACTTTCCATtacaagtatttttaattaattgggccagcttttaaaacaaagatgccACATTCAAAATAGGGTATATTTTCCTATATTATGGTTTGCCCCTTTATAAATCCAAGTAGATAGGAGGAAAGAAGACACCTAAACTTTGCATCTCAGTATgaattattcaatttatttgaatgatttttctttacaaaacaaaCTCATTCATTAGTCATGTTTATCTGCTTAGCAGTTTAGGGAACAATTTGGCAATTTTGTGGTTTTCGAGAATATCGTTTTCTTAAAGtgccagtattttaaaatagcGTTCTTGTAATTTTACACGCTTTTGTGATGGAGTGCTGTTTTGTTATATAATTTTGACTTGGATTCtttccatttgcatttgtttatgtAATTTCAGGAGGAATACTGAACATCTGAGTCCTGGATGATACTAATAAACTAATAATTGCAGAGGttttaaatattagttaaatGGCTTTCACTTAAGAACTTAAgattttgttacatatttttaaatcttgtttcTAATAATACCTCTTAGCAGTACCTTTTAAATAAGTATAAGG comes from Nomascus leucogenys isolate Asia chromosome 9, Asia_NLE_v1, whole genome shotgun sequence and encodes:
- the HMGB1 gene encoding high mobility group protein B1 isoform X2, which translates into the protein MGKGDPKKPRGKMSSYAFFVQTCREEHKKKHPDASVNFSEFSKKCSERWKTMSAKEKGKFEDMAKADKARYEREMKTYIPPKGETKKKFKDPNAPKRPPSAFFLFCSEYRPKIKGEHPGLSIGDVAKKLGEMWNNTAADDKQPYEKKAAKLKEKYEKF
- the HMGB1 gene encoding high mobility group protein B1 isoform X1 → MGKGDPKKPRGKMSSYAFFVQTCREEHKKKHPDASVNFSEFSKKCSERWKTMSAKEKGKFEDMAKADKARYEREMKTYIPPKGETKKKFKDPNAPKRPPSAFFLFCSEYRPKIKGEHPGLSIGDVAKKLGEMWNNTAADDKQPYEKKAAKLKEKYEKDIAAYRAKGKPDAAKKGVVKAEKSKKKKEEEEDEEDEEDEEEEEDEEDEDEEEDDDDE